One segment of Pseudomonas asgharzadehiana DNA contains the following:
- a CDS encoding ABC transporter permease, protein MKMTATASRPSTATGSATSAAGSAHGKASAIAQAPSFKQRWRGAGNLLPALLFLGLFFLAPLIGLLLRGVLEPTPGFGNYEQLFANSAYARVLLNTFSVAGLVTIFSLLLGFPLAWAITLVPRGWGRWILNIVLLSMWTSLLARTYSWLVLLQASGVINKTLMALGIIDQPLEMVHNLTGVVIGMSYIMIPFIVLPLQATMQAIDPMILQAGSICGASPWTNFFRVFLPLCRPGLASGGLMVFVMSLGYYVTPALLGGAQNMMLPEFIIQQVQSFLNWGLASAGAALLIAITLVLFYFYLKLQPESPVGASNAR, encoded by the coding sequence ATGAAAATGACGGCCACTGCGTCCCGTCCCTCCACTGCCACCGGGAGCGCGACCAGCGCTGCCGGTTCGGCCCACGGCAAGGCCAGCGCAATAGCGCAAGCCCCGTCCTTCAAACAACGCTGGCGTGGCGCCGGCAATCTGTTGCCGGCGCTGCTGTTCCTCGGCCTGTTCTTTCTCGCGCCGTTGATTGGCCTGTTGTTGCGCGGCGTGCTGGAACCAACCCCGGGCTTTGGCAACTATGAACAACTGTTCGCCAACTCGGCGTACGCAAGGGTGCTGCTCAACACCTTTTCGGTGGCTGGGTTGGTGACGATCTTCAGTCTGTTGCTGGGCTTTCCGCTGGCCTGGGCGATCACGCTGGTGCCACGCGGCTGGGGACGCTGGATCCTCAACATCGTGCTGTTGTCGATGTGGACCAGCCTGCTCGCCCGCACCTATTCGTGGCTGGTGCTGCTGCAAGCCTCGGGGGTGATCAACAAGACCTTGATGGCGCTAGGCATCATCGATCAGCCGCTGGAGATGGTGCATAACCTCACCGGCGTGGTGATCGGCATGAGCTACATCATGATCCCGTTCATCGTGCTGCCGTTGCAGGCGACCATGCAGGCCATCGACCCGATGATCCTGCAGGCCGGCTCCATCTGCGGCGCCAGCCCGTGGACCAACTTCTTCCGGGTGTTCCTGCCGCTGTGCCGGCCGGGCCTGGCGTCCGGCGGGTTGATGGTGTTCGTGATGTCGCTCGGTTACTACGTCACCCCGGCGTTGCTCGGCGGTGCGCAGAACATGATGCTGCCCGAGTTCATCATTCAGCAGGTGCAGTCGTTCCTCAACTGGGGCCTGGCCAGCGCCGGCGCCGCGTTGCTGATCGCGATCACGCTGGTGCTGTTCTACTTCTACCTGAAGCTCCAGCCGGAATCCCCGGTTGGCGCCAGCAATGCGAGGTAA
- a CDS encoding ABC transporter substrate-binding protein, with protein sequence MVLNKRATAVLLAGLLSVTSQALLAAESVNFVSWGGSTQDAQKQAWADPFSKASGITVVQDGPTDYGKLKAMVESGNVQWDVVDVEADFALRAAAEGLLEPLDFKVIQRDKIDPRFVSDHGVGSFFFSFVLGYNEGKLGAGKPQDWSALFDTKTYPGKRALYKWPSPGVLELALLADGVPADKLYPLDLDRAFKKLDTIKKDIVWWGGGAQSQQLLASGEASMGQFWNGRIHALQEDGAPVGVSWKQNLVMADILVIPKGSKNKDAAMKFLANASSAKGQADFSNLTAYAPVNVDSVQRLDSVLAPNLPTAYAKDQITLDFAYWAKNGPAIATRWNEWLVK encoded by the coding sequence ATGGTGTTGAACAAACGTGCGACCGCAGTTCTTTTGGCGGGACTGCTGAGTGTGACCAGCCAGGCATTGCTGGCGGCGGAAAGCGTCAACTTCGTGAGTTGGGGCGGCAGCACCCAGGATGCGCAGAAACAGGCCTGGGCCGACCCGTTCAGCAAGGCCAGCGGCATCACCGTGGTGCAGGACGGCCCGACCGACTACGGCAAACTCAAGGCCATGGTTGAAAGTGGCAACGTGCAATGGGACGTGGTCGATGTCGAAGCCGACTTCGCCCTGCGCGCTGCCGCCGAAGGCTTGCTCGAGCCCCTCGATTTCAAAGTCATTCAGCGCGACAAGATCGACCCGCGCTTCGTCAGCGATCACGGCGTCGGCTCGTTTTTCTTCTCCTTCGTCCTCGGCTACAACGAAGGTAAGCTCGGCGCCGGCAAGCCTCAGGATTGGTCCGCGCTGTTCGACACCAAGACCTACCCCGGCAAACGCGCCCTCTATAAATGGCCAAGCCCCGGCGTGCTCGAACTCGCACTGCTGGCCGACGGCGTGCCTGCCGACAAGCTGTATCCGCTGGACCTGGACCGCGCCTTCAAGAAACTCGACACCATCAAGAAAGACATCGTCTGGTGGGGCGGCGGCGCGCAGTCGCAGCAACTGCTGGCCTCCGGTGAAGCAAGCATGGGCCAGTTCTGGAACGGCCGGATTCACGCCCTGCAGGAAGACGGCGCCCCGGTCGGCGTAAGCTGGAAGCAGAACCTGGTCATGGCCGACATCCTGGTCATTCCCAAGGGTTCAAAAAACAAGGACGCGGCGATGAAGTTCCTGGCCAACGCCAGCAGCGCCAAGGGCCAGGCGGACTTCTCCAACCTGACCGCCTACGCTCCGGTCAACGTCGACAGCGTGCAGCGCCTGGACTCGGTGCTGGCGCCTAACCTGCCGACCGCTTACGCAAAGGATCAGATCACGCTTGATTTCGCGTACTGGGCCAAGAACGGTCCGGCCATCGCGACACGGTGGAACGAATGGCTGGTCAAATGA
- the ribBA gene encoding bifunctional 3,4-dihydroxy-2-butanone-4-phosphate synthase/GTP cyclohydrolase II — MAFNSIEEIIEDYRQGKMVLLVDDEDRENEGDLLLAADHCTAEAISFMAREARGLICLTLTDAHCQRLGLEQMVPSNGSVFSTAFTVSIEAAVGVTTGISAADRARTVAAAVAANAGPTDIVQPGHVFPLRAKEGGVLTRAGHTEAGCDLARLAGFTPASVIVEVMNDDGTMARRPDLEVFARKHAIKIGTIADLIHYRLNTEHTVVRIGERELPTVHGTFRLITFEDRIEGGVHMAMVMGDIRRTEPTLVRVHVIDPLRDLVGAQYSGPSNWTLWAALQRVAEEGRGVVVVLANHESSQALLERVPQLTQPPKQFSRSQSRIYSEVGTGAQILQELGVGKLRHLGPPLKYAGLTGYDLEVVESIPFTE; from the coding sequence ATGGCCTTCAACAGCATCGAAGAAATCATCGAAGATTACCGGCAAGGCAAGATGGTGCTACTGGTCGATGACGAGGACCGGGAAAACGAAGGCGATCTGCTGCTCGCCGCCGACCACTGCACCGCCGAGGCCATCAGCTTCATGGCTCGTGAAGCGCGGGGATTGATTTGCCTGACCCTGACCGATGCGCACTGCCAGCGCCTTGGCCTGGAGCAAATGGTGCCGAGCAATGGCAGCGTGTTCAGCACCGCGTTCACGGTTTCCATCGAGGCCGCCGTGGGCGTGACCACCGGTATTTCCGCCGCCGATCGGGCGCGTACCGTGGCCGCCGCCGTAGCGGCCAATGCAGGCCCAACGGACATTGTGCAGCCCGGCCATGTCTTCCCGCTACGCGCCAAGGAAGGCGGCGTGCTGACCCGCGCCGGCCACACCGAAGCGGGTTGCGACCTCGCTCGCCTGGCCGGTTTCACGCCCGCCTCGGTGATCGTTGAAGTGATGAACGACGACGGCACCATGGCCCGCCGCCCGGATCTGGAAGTGTTCGCCCGCAAACATGCCATCAAGATCGGCACCATCGCCGACCTGATCCACTATCGCCTCAACACCGAACACACCGTGGTGCGCATCGGCGAACGCGAGCTGCCGACGGTGCATGGCACCTTCCGCCTGATCACCTTCGAGGACCGCATCGAAGGTGGCGTGCACATGGCGATGGTCATGGGTGACATTCGTCGAACAGAACCCACCCTGGTGCGGGTGCATGTGATCGATCCGCTGCGCGATCTGGTCGGTGCGCAGTACAGCGGCCCGTCCAACTGGACGCTGTGGGCCGCACTGCAACGGGTGGCCGAAGAGGGTCGTGGCGTGGTGGTCGTCTTAGCCAATCACGAATCATCCCAGGCGCTGCTCGAACGCGTCCCTCAACTCACCCAACCGCCAAAACAATTCAGCCGCTCACAATCGCGCATCTATTCTGAAGTAGGGACTGGGGCGCAAATTCTTCAGGAGCTTGGCGTGGGAAAATTGCGTCATCTCGGCCCACCGTTGAAATACGCAGGTTTGACCGGCTACGACCTGGAAGTGGTCGAGAGCATCCCTTTCACCGAATGA
- a CDS encoding DUF1330 domain-containing protein, with the protein MKAYWIAHVDVTDPDHYSQYTQRAPAAFALYGGRMLARGGRSEAMEGRSTPQRSVVIEFDSYEQALACYHSEPYQEAKRHREGVARAEVIIVEGVTPQ; encoded by the coding sequence ATGAAGGCGTACTGGATTGCTCACGTGGATGTCACCGACCCCGATCACTACAGCCAATACACCCAGCGCGCTCCGGCGGCGTTCGCTTTATATGGCGGGCGGATGTTGGCTCGCGGTGGGCGCAGTGAAGCGATGGAAGGCCGGTCGACACCGCAACGCAGCGTGGTCATCGAGTTCGATTCCTACGAGCAGGCGCTGGCCTGTTACCACAGCGAGCCCTATCAGGAGGCGAAACGTCACCGTGAGGGCGTGGCCCGGGCTGAGGTGATCATTGTCGAGGGCGTGACGCCCCAGTAG
- a CDS encoding NUDIX hydrolase yields the protein MFSPSFCPKCGGGDLGYQLPPGDTHERLMCRGCDYIHYVNPKIIAGCIIEQDGKYLLCQRAIPPRPGTWTLPAGFMEGGETTEQAALREVWEESGVRAEILSPYSIFSVPKISEVYIIFRAIALEITGQYGPETLDYQFFAPEDIPWDSIYYPAIRQILERYIEERQAEVYGIYIGNDDTGKIHFIR from the coding sequence ATGTTCAGCCCGAGCTTTTGTCCAAAGTGCGGCGGCGGTGACCTCGGTTACCAGCTACCACCGGGCGATACGCACGAGCGTCTGATGTGCCGCGGCTGCGACTACATCCATTACGTCAATCCGAAAATCATCGCCGGCTGCATCATCGAGCAGGACGGCAAGTACCTGTTGTGCCAACGCGCGATCCCGCCGCGTCCGGGCACCTGGACGCTGCCGGCGGGCTTCATGGAAGGTGGCGAGACCACCGAGCAGGCAGCACTGCGTGAAGTCTGGGAAGAGAGCGGCGTGCGCGCGGAAATTCTCTCGCCCTACTCGATCTTCAGCGTGCCGAAGATCAGCGAGGTGTACATCATCTTCCGCGCCATCGCGCTGGAAATCACCGGCCAGTACGGGCCGGAAACCCTCGACTACCAATTCTTCGCGCCCGAGGACATTCCTTGGGACAGCATCTATTACCCGGCAATCCGGCAGATCCTCGAACGCTATATCGAGGAGCGCCAGGCCGAGGTCTACGGCATCTACATCGGCAACGACGATACCGGCAAGATCCACTTCATTCGCTGA
- a CDS encoding GntR family transcriptional regulator: MKRLPLDDSFKVNRNPVTLREIVLDKLRSAIMNFQLLPGDRLVERDLCDRLGVSRTSVREALRHLESEGLVEFADAKGPRVAIITLADAVDIYELRCVLEGLIVQLFTLRAKAKDIKALEKALEENRKALKEGELQQVIDSVQGFYDVLLEGSGNHVAATQLRQLQARISYLRATSVSQQNRRGASNQEMERMVEAIKSGDPLAAHQACVDHVRAAATVALDYLKRKQEETGKIPEITLPIALKEPRIGR; encoded by the coding sequence ATGAAACGCCTGCCACTCGACGACAGCTTCAAGGTCAATCGCAACCCCGTTACCCTGCGCGAAATCGTGCTGGATAAACTGCGAAGCGCCATCATGAACTTCCAGCTCTTGCCGGGAGATCGTCTGGTTGAACGCGATCTGTGCGATCGCCTGGGCGTCAGCCGCACGTCCGTACGAGAAGCCTTGCGTCATCTGGAATCCGAAGGTCTGGTGGAATTTGCCGACGCCAAGGGCCCACGGGTGGCGATCATTACCCTGGCCGATGCCGTGGATATCTATGAGCTGCGTTGCGTGCTCGAAGGCCTGATCGTCCAGCTGTTCACCCTGCGTGCCAAGGCCAAGGACATCAAGGCCCTGGAAAAAGCCCTCGAGGAAAACCGCAAGGCCCTCAAGGAAGGTGAACTGCAACAGGTGATCGATTCGGTTCAAGGTTTCTACGACGTCCTGCTCGAAGGCTCCGGCAATCATGTCGCGGCCACTCAACTGCGTCAGTTGCAGGCACGGATCAGTTACTTGCGGGCGACATCGGTGTCCCAGCAAAACCGCCGTGGCGCGAGCAATCAGGAAATGGAACGCATGGTCGAAGCGATCAAGAGCGGCGATCCCCTGGCCGCCCACCAGGCTTGTGTCGACCACGTGCGCGCCGCCGCGACTGTCGCGCTCGATTACCTCAAGCGCAAACAGGAAGAGACCGGAAAAATCCCCGAGATCACCCTGCCCATCGCGCTCAAAGAACCTCGCATAGGTCGCTAA
- a CDS encoding carboxymuconolactone decarboxylase family protein — MNNEKYEKGLKIRTQVLGEAYVNRSIEQADDFTRPLQEMVTEYCWGHVWGREGLSLKERSMINLAMISALNRPHELKLHVRGALRNGLSREQIREILLQVGIYCGVPAAVDSFRLAREAFAEADAEASS; from the coding sequence ATGAACAACGAAAAATATGAAAAAGGCCTGAAAATTCGCACTCAGGTGCTGGGTGAGGCTTACGTGAACCGCTCCATCGAGCAAGCCGACGACTTCACCCGGCCGCTTCAGGAGATGGTCACCGAGTACTGCTGGGGCCACGTCTGGGGGCGTGAGGGTTTGTCGCTTAAAGAGCGCAGCATGATAAACTTGGCAATGATTTCGGCCCTCAATCGGCCTCACGAACTCAAGCTGCATGTACGCGGCGCCTTGCGTAACGGGCTGAGTCGTGAACAAATACGCGAAATTCTGCTTCAGGTCGGTATTTATTGCGGCGTTCCCGCTGCCGTAGACAGTTTCCGGCTCGCCCGTGAAGCGTTCGCCGAAGCCGATGCCGAGGCCTCCAGTTAA
- a CDS encoding flavin reductase family protein, producing MIEPGIYKDVMSSFPSGVTVVTTLNQDGEIVGITASAFSALSIDPALVLFCPNYASDTYPILRDSKQFAIHLLSADQTAEAYAFAGKGKDKAKGIEWHLSDLGNPLLHNATAIIECELWREYDGGDHAIIVGAVKNLILPQQPVTPMIYHKGKLGPLPTLA from the coding sequence ATGATCGAACCCGGCATTTACAAAGACGTCATGAGCTCGTTCCCATCCGGGGTCACGGTGGTGACCACCCTGAACCAGGACGGTGAGATCGTCGGCATCACCGCCAGCGCCTTCAGTGCGCTGTCGATCGATCCGGCACTGGTGCTGTTCTGCCCCAACTATGCCTCGGACACGTACCCGATTCTGCGTGACAGCAAGCAGTTCGCGATTCATCTGCTATCGGCCGACCAGACTGCCGAAGCCTATGCGTTTGCGGGCAAAGGCAAGGACAAGGCCAAAGGCATCGAGTGGCACTTGAGCGATCTGGGCAACCCGCTGCTGCACAACGCCACGGCGATCATCGAGTGCGAACTGTGGCGTGAATACGACGGCGGCGATCACGCGATCATCGTCGGCGCGGTGAAGAACCTGATTCTGCCCCAGCAACCGGTCACGCCGATGATCTATCACAAAGGCAAGCTGGGCCCGCTACCCACGCTGGCCTGA
- a CDS encoding aldehyde dehydrogenase, giving the protein MTLARFQMCIGGEWVDALSGKTFESLNPALAQPWAELPDADEADVERAVQAAQTAFDSSAWRGLTATARGKLLRRLGDLIAENKEQLAQLESRDNGKLIRETRGQVSYLPEFFHYTAGLADKLEGGTLPLDKPDLFAYTVHEAMGVVAAIIPWNSPLYLTAIKLAPALAAGNTIVIKPSEHASATILELARLALQAGIPPGVVNVVTGYGPSTGAALTRHPLVRKIAFTGGAATARHVVRSSAENFAKLSLELGGKSPNIIFADADLDSAINGAIAGIYAASGQSCVSGSRLLVQDEIYDEFVERLVERAQRIRIGNPQDDASEMGPMATAQQLAVVEGLVAVAIAEGARLRTGGKRPQNLGEGWFYEPTLFECDHNSMKIMQEEVFGPVASVIRFKDEAQALAIANDSQFGLAAGIWTRDLGRAHRLARDVRSGIIWVNTYRAVSAMAPIGGFKNSGYGRESGIDSVLAYTELKTVWINLSQAPMPDPFVMR; this is encoded by the coding sequence ATGACACTCGCACGCTTCCAGATGTGCATCGGCGGTGAATGGGTCGATGCCCTGTCCGGCAAGACCTTTGAAAGCCTAAACCCGGCGCTGGCCCAGCCTTGGGCCGAATTGCCCGACGCCGACGAAGCCGATGTCGAGCGCGCCGTGCAGGCCGCGCAAACCGCTTTCGACAGCTCGGCATGGCGTGGCTTGACCGCCACCGCTCGTGGCAAATTGCTGCGACGCCTGGGCGACCTGATCGCCGAAAACAAAGAACAACTGGCGCAGCTGGAAAGCCGCGACAACGGCAAGCTGATTCGCGAAACCCGTGGCCAGGTCAGCTATCTGCCGGAGTTCTTCCACTACACCGCAGGCCTGGCGGACAAGCTCGAAGGCGGCACTCTGCCGCTGGACAAGCCGGACCTGTTTGCCTACACCGTGCACGAAGCCATGGGTGTGGTCGCCGCAATCATTCCGTGGAACAGCCCGCTGTACCTGACCGCGATCAAACTCGCCCCGGCCCTCGCGGCGGGCAATACGATCGTGATCAAGCCGTCGGAACACGCCTCGGCGACCATCCTTGAACTGGCGCGCCTGGCGCTGCAAGCCGGCATCCCACCGGGCGTCGTCAACGTAGTGACCGGCTACGGCCCGAGCACCGGCGCAGCCCTCACCCGCCACCCGCTGGTGCGCAAGATCGCCTTTACCGGCGGCGCCGCCACGGCACGGCATGTGGTGCGCAGCAGCGCCGAGAACTTCGCCAAGTTGTCCCTGGAACTGGGCGGTAAATCACCGAACATCATCTTTGCCGACGCCGACCTCGACAGCGCCATCAACGGCGCGATTGCCGGGATCTATGCCGCCTCCGGGCAGAGCTGCGTCTCGGGCTCGCGCTTGCTGGTTCAGGATGAAATCTACGACGAATTCGTCGAGCGCCTGGTGGAGCGCGCCCAACGCATTCGCATCGGTAACCCTCAAGACGACGCCAGCGAGATGGGCCCCATGGCCACCGCGCAGCAACTGGCCGTGGTCGAAGGCCTGGTAGCGGTGGCCATCGCCGAAGGCGCGCGCCTGCGCACCGGCGGCAAACGCCCGCAGAACCTCGGCGAAGGCTGGTTCTACGAGCCGACCTTGTTCGAGTGCGACCACAATTCGATGAAGATCATGCAGGAAGAAGTCTTCGGCCCGGTGGCCTCAGTCATCCGCTTCAAGGATGAAGCCCAAGCGCTGGCCATTGCCAACGACTCGCAGTTCGGCCTCGCCGCCGGTATCTGGACCCGCGACCTGGGGCGTGCCCATCGCCTGGCCCGGGACGTTCGTTCGGGGATTATCTGGGTCAACACCTACCGCGCCGTCTCGGCCATGGCGCCGATCGGCGGTTTCAAGAACAGCGGCTATGGACGCGAGAGCGGCATCGATTCGGTGCTGGCCTACACCGAGCTGAAAACGGTGTGGATCAACCTCTCTCAGGCCCCCATGCCTGATCCCTTCGTGATGCGCTAG
- a CDS encoding alpha/beta fold hydrolase gives MIRLTAERTPAGTSYLATGQGQPVVLIHGVGLNKEMWGGQVVGLATKYRVIAYDMLGHGASPRPESGTPLLGYADQLLELLDHLQLPQATVIGFSMGGLVARAFALHYAQRLQGLVVLNSVFNRSPEQRAGVIARTAQAAEHGPDANAEAALSRWFSREYQAANPAQIAALRQTLANNDPQGYLTTYKLFATQDMYRADDLGSIQVPTLIATGELDPGSTAQMAEQLAARIPGATVAVLAEQRHMMPVESPRLVNQLLLEFLDTAHSRQNQIKGIVA, from the coding sequence ATGATTCGGCTCACCGCTGAACGCACCCCGGCTGGCACCAGTTACCTGGCGACCGGCCAAGGCCAGCCCGTGGTTTTGATCCACGGCGTGGGCCTGAACAAAGAAATGTGGGGCGGCCAGGTTGTCGGCCTAGCCACGAAGTACCGTGTGATTGCCTACGATATGCTTGGCCATGGCGCCAGCCCGCGCCCGGAAAGCGGCACGCCTCTGCTCGGCTATGCCGATCAGTTGCTGGAGCTGCTCGACCACCTGCAATTGCCCCAGGCGACCGTGATCGGCTTTTCCATGGGCGGGTTGGTCGCGCGGGCTTTTGCCTTGCATTACGCGCAACGCCTGCAAGGCCTGGTGGTGCTCAACAGCGTGTTCAATCGCAGCCCCGAACAGCGTGCCGGCGTCATCGCACGCACCGCTCAAGCGGCCGAGCACGGACCGGATGCCAACGCCGAAGCCGCCCTGTCGCGCTGGTTCAGCCGTGAATATCAGGCGGCCAATCCGGCGCAGATTGCGGCCTTGCGCCAAACCCTGGCAAACAACGACCCTCAGGGTTACCTGACCACCTATAAGCTGTTCGCGACCCAGGACATGTACCGCGCCGACGATCTAGGCAGCATTCAGGTGCCGACACTGATCGCCACCGGTGAGTTGGACCCGGGTTCGACAGCGCAAATGGCCGAGCAATTGGCCGCACGCATTCCCGGCGCGACCGTTGCCGTGCTCGCCGAGCAGCGGCATATGATGCCCGTAGAATCACCGCGCCTGGTCAACCAGCTGCTGCTGGAGTTTCTCGACACCGCGCACTCCCGACAAAACCAAATAAAGGGGATCGTTGCATGA
- a CDS encoding amino acid synthesis family protein gives MSFEIRKIVSYVEETFIEGGKATDKPVTMVGLAVVMKNPWLGRGFVEDLKPEIRANCSDLGALMVERLVNIIGGAEKIEAYGKAAVVGADGEIEHASAVIHTLRFGNHYREAVKAKSYLSFTNKRGGPGTSIQIPMMHKDDEGLRSHYITLEMQIEDAPRADEIVVVLGCADGGRLHPRIGNRYIDLEELAAENAQ, from the coding sequence ATGAGTTTCGAAATCCGCAAGATCGTCAGCTATGTCGAAGAAACCTTTATCGAAGGCGGCAAGGCTACTGACAAGCCTGTGACTATGGTCGGGCTGGCCGTAGTGATGAAAAACCCTTGGCTGGGCCGCGGGTTCGTTGAAGACCTGAAACCGGAAATCCGCGCCAACTGTTCCGACCTCGGTGCGCTGATGGTCGAACGCCTGGTGAACATCATCGGCGGTGCCGAAAAGATCGAAGCCTACGGCAAGGCCGCGGTAGTCGGTGCCGACGGCGAAATCGAGCATGCTTCGGCGGTGATCCACACCCTGCGCTTCGGTAATCACTACCGCGAAGCCGTTAAAGCCAAAAGCTACCTGAGCTTCACTAACAAGCGCGGCGGCCCGGGCACTTCGATCCAGATCCCGATGATGCACAAGGACGATGAAGGCCTGCGTTCGCACTACATCACGCTGGAAATGCAGATTGAAGATGCCCCGCGTGCCGACGAAATCGTGGTGGTTCTGGGCTGCGCCGATGGCGGCCGCCTGCACCCACGCATCGGCAACCGTTATATCGATCTGGAAGAGCTGGCGGCCGAGAACGCTCAGTAA
- a CDS encoding LysE family translocator, with protein MESLLPFLLFAIVASITPGPTNILVLSHSSRWGLGATLPIIFGACIAAALIVFVVGFGVGETLLRFPRVQQAMAWAGVLWLTWLAWQIFQSAPPSLNPTTPRDEGLSVFGAATLQLLNPKVWMMAVAVASVFVGGGDKTTRLVVLSLVFLLVSLPCMTLWALLGVASARLFGSPQAFKRANYALAFLLLVSAWLTVLA; from the coding sequence ATGGAATCGTTGTTGCCGTTCCTGCTGTTTGCGATCGTTGCCTCGATCACCCCGGGGCCGACCAATATTCTGGTGCTGAGCCACAGTTCGAGGTGGGGGCTGGGCGCCACACTGCCGATCATTTTTGGCGCATGCATCGCGGCGGCGCTGATTGTGTTTGTCGTCGGGTTCGGCGTGGGCGAGACGCTGCTGCGGTTTCCGCGCGTGCAGCAGGCGATGGCCTGGGCCGGGGTGCTGTGGTTGACTTGGCTGGCCTGGCAGATTTTTCAAAGCGCGCCGCCGTCGCTGAACCCGACTACCCCACGCGACGAGGGCCTGAGCGTGTTCGGTGCCGCGACCCTGCAATTGCTCAACCCAAAAGTCTGGATGATGGCAGTGGCGGTGGCGAGCGTGTTTGTCGGTGGCGGCGACAAGACCACGCGGCTGGTGGTGTTGTCGCTGGTGTTCCTGTTGGTCTCCTTGCCGTGCATGACCCTGTGGGCATTGCTCGGGGTGGCGAGCGCGCGGCTTTTTGGTTCGCCACAGGCGTTCAAGCGCGCGAACTATGCACTGGCTTTTTTGCTGCTGGTGTCGGCCTGGCTGACGGTGCTGGCGTAG
- a CDS encoding AraC family transcriptional regulator, with the protein MDKRNWIELSQDADTGIESIRAHFQGHAYDPHWHDSFLIGVTEQGVQQFNCRRVRHLSTPGKVFMLEPGEIHDGHAPTEEGFTYSMLYLDPHWLERELHALFEHAPANSQPGFADTLSQEPGLAAAVYQAFHVLHGGDLRIVRQNAIDTLLGSLTCHLDWRKRRVFDPRLPLVAQVARDYLHAHVYEDIGLDDLAQACGVDRFRLTRAFKAAFGLAPHAYLIQLRLAKARQLLARGESPAQVASALGFSDQSHLGRWFRRAYQLTPADYRKRCSNLPD; encoded by the coding sequence GTGGATAAACGCAACTGGATTGAGCTGTCCCAGGATGCCGATACCGGGATTGAATCGATTCGCGCCCATTTTCAGGGGCATGCCTACGATCCGCACTGGCATGACAGTTTTCTGATTGGGGTCACCGAACAGGGGGTACAGCAGTTCAATTGCCGACGCGTTCGCCATCTCAGTACACCGGGCAAGGTATTCATGCTGGAGCCGGGGGAAATCCACGACGGACATGCGCCGACCGAGGAAGGGTTTACCTATTCCATGCTGTACCTTGACCCGCACTGGCTTGAACGGGAGCTGCATGCGTTGTTCGAGCACGCGCCGGCCAATAGTCAGCCGGGCTTTGCCGACACCCTGAGCCAGGAACCGGGCCTGGCCGCTGCCGTTTATCAAGCCTTCCACGTGCTTCACGGGGGTGATTTGCGCATCGTGCGCCAGAACGCCATCGATACCTTGTTAGGGTCGCTCACTTGCCACCTTGATTGGCGCAAGCGGCGGGTGTTTGATCCGCGCCTGCCGTTGGTGGCCCAGGTGGCGCGTGACTATCTGCATGCCCATGTCTACGAGGACATCGGGCTGGATGATCTGGCGCAAGCCTGTGGGGTTGATCGCTTTCGCCTGACGCGGGCCTTCAAGGCAGCCTTTGGGCTGGCGCCTCATGCTTATCTGATCCAGTTGCGCCTGGCCAAGGCGCGGCAGCTACTGGCGCGGGGCGAGTCACCGGCGCAGGTGGCCAGTGCTCTCGGGTTCTCCGATCAAAGCCATCTGGGGCGCTGGTTCCGCCGTGCTTACCAGCTCACACCAGCGGACTACCGCAAGCGCTGCTCAAACCTTCCAGACTGA
- a CDS encoding DUF6555 family protein: MTSYLYIIEYELHHTPRSFIIRSEVMNNAEAWHWACCDAGIGIIPRSRNDKLKRISKPMAERYGLENVRWRPSGTVPFNPKPYIPPPPE, translated from the coding sequence ATGACAAGCTATTTATATATCATCGAGTATGAACTTCATCACACACCCCGGTCCTTCATTATAAGAAGCGAAGTTATGAATAATGCAGAGGCTTGGCACTGGGCTTGTTGCGATGCGGGGATAGGCATCATTCCGAGGTCACGTAATGACAAGCTCAAACGCATCAGCAAACCGATGGCAGAGCGCTATGGGCTTGAAAACGTGAGGTGGCGGCCGTCTGGCACTGTGCCATTTAACCCGAAGCCCTACATTCCCCCTCCACCCGAATGA